In Hahella sp. HNIBRBA332, the genomic window ACGTATTTCCCGCTAGACTTATCGGCGGCTAAATGACTCTCATTTAGCCGCTAAAGAAAAGAAGAGGGATAATTCCAGTGCCTGTAACTTCTACATCATCACAACCACAATCATCATCAAAACCCAAGCTGTCCATCAAAAAAGTATTGATAGCCAACCGCGGCGAAATCGCGGTGCGGGTCGCCCGCGCTTGTCGCGAGCTGGGCATTCGGTCTGTTGCGATTTATTCGGAAGCCGACCGTTACGCCCTGCACGTGAAGAAAGCGGACGAGTCCCACTGCCTGGGGTCCGATCCGTTGCAGGGCTATCTCAGCCCGCACCAGATCGTGAATCTGGCAGTGGAGACAGGCTGTGACGCGCTGCATCCGGGCTATGGATTTCTCTCCGAAAACGCTGAGTTGGCGGAAATCTGCGCCCAGCGGGGTGTGAAATTTATCGGACCCAGCGCTGACGTCATTCGACAAATGGGCGATAAAACCGAGGCTCGCAGCAGCGCCAAACGCGCCAGCGTGCCCGTGACTCCTGGCAGCGAAGGCAACCTGAGGGACTTGGAGCACGCAGTGGAAGTCGCCGCCGGCATCGGCTATCCGGTTATGCTGAAAGCCACTTCAGGCGGCGGCGGACGCGGTATTCGCCGCTGCAACGACGAGAAAGACCTGCGCAGCAACTACCAGCGGGTTATTTCAGAAGCCACCAAGGCCTTTGGTCGTGCGGAAGTGTTCCTGGAGAAGTGCATCGTGGACCCGCGCCATATCGAGGTGCAGGTGTTGGCGGACGCCCATGGCGGCGTCGTGCACCTGTACGAGCGGGATTGTTCCATTCAGCGCCGTAATCAGAAACTGATCGAATTGGCGCCCTCGCCGCAGCTCACCAACGAACAGCGCCACTATGTGGGTGAACTGGCGGTGAAAGTCGCCAGGGAAGTGGGTTATGAAAATGCGGGGACGGTGGAATTTCTGCTTGATCATGACGGCAGCTTCTATTTCATGGAAATGAATACACGGGTGCAGGTGGAACACACCATCACCGAGCAAATCACCGGCATCGACATCGTCAAAACCCAGATCCGCATCGCCGCTGGCGAACCCCTGCCGTTTCTGCAGGCGGACATCAGCTATCGCGGTTTCGCCGCCCAGTTCCGCATCAACGCGGAAGACCCGAAAAACGGCTTTCTGCCCAGTTTCGGGCGCATCAGCCGCTACTACTCTCCCGGCGGCCCTGGCGTACGGACCGATGCGGCGATTTATACCGGTTACACCATTCCTCCCTATTACGATTCCATGTGCGCCAAGCTCATTGTCTGGAATCTGACCTGGGAGGATATGCTGGAGCGCGCCGAGCGGGCCCTGGAGGACATGCAGATATACGGGATTCGTACGACGATCCCCTACTATCGCGAGATTCTCCGACATCCCGAGTTCCGCGCGGGAGACTTCAATACCGGTTTCGTCGAAGCCCATCCTGAACTGATCAACTATTCCATCAAACGTCGGCCGGAATCGCTGGCCGCCGCGCTCGCAGCGGCGGTCGCCGCGCAGGCGGGCATGTAAGGGAGCGAATTAAGCATGAGTAAGAAAATCAACATCACTGACGTCATCCTGCGCGACGGTCACCAGTCGCTGATCGCCACCCGCATGCGCACGGAAGATATGCTGCCGGTGGCGGAAAAACTCGACAAAGCCGGTTATTGGTCTCTGGAAGTGTGGGGCGGCGCTACGTTCGACGCCTGCGTACGCTTCCTGAAGGAAGATCCCTGGGAGAGACTGCGTCAACTGCGTAAAGCCATTCCCAACACGCGTCTGCAGATGCTGCTGCGCGGCCAGAACCTGCTGGGCTACAGACACTACTCCGATGACGTGGTGACGGCGTTTGTGGAAAAGGCCGCCAGCAACGGCATCGACGTGTTCCGTATCTTCGACGCCCTCAATGACGTGCGTAATCTGGAAACCGCCATTGCGGCGGTGAAGAAAGCTGGCAAACACGCTCAAGGCGCGATCTGCTATACCACCAGCCCGGTGCATACCGTCGAGGCGTTTGTGGATCAGGCCAAGCGGATGGCGGATATGGGCGCGGACAGCATCGCCATCAAAGACATGGCGGGCCTGCTGACCCCGCAAGTGACTTTCGAACTGGTCAGCGCGCTCAAGCAATCCCTGAAACTGCCGATCTTCCTGCATTCCCACTACACCTCTGGCATGGCGTCCATGTGCCAGCTGAAGGCGGTGGAAGCGGGCGTGGATCACCTCGATACCTGTATTTCCTCCTTCGCAGGCGGCACCAGCCATCCGCCCACGGAAACCATTGCGGCGACCCTGAAAGCGGCGGGCTACGAAACCGGTCTGGATATGAAACTCCTGGGCGAGGTGGCGGCGCATTTCCGTGAAGTGCGCAAGAAGTACCATCAGTTTGAAAGCGAGTACAACGGCGTCGACACCAGTGTGCTGATCAACCAAGTTCCCGGCGGCATGATGTCCAACCTGGCCAACCAGTTGAAAGAGCAGGGCGCGCTGGATCGCATTCGCGACGTGTTCGCCGAAATTCCCCGCGTGCGCGAAGACCTCGGCTATCCGCCGCTGGTGACGCCGACCTCACAGATTGTGGGAACGCAGGCGGTGCTCAACGTGATCACCGGCAAGCGCTACGAAACCATCACCAACGAAGTGAAGCGCTATCTGCAGGGCTGGTACGGTCAGGCGCCGGCGCCGGTGAATCTGGAGTTGCAGAAGCAGGCGATTGGCAAGGAAGACGTGATCGACGGTCGTCCCGCCGACCTGTTGCAGCCGGAGTTGCACAAGCTGAAAGGAGAAGTGGGAGATCTGGCGGAGTCGGATGAAGATATGCTGACTTACGCCATGTTCCCGGAAGTGGCCAAGCCCTTCCTGCAAGGGCGCAAGGCGGGCACTCTCAAGCCGGAGCCTTTGCAGCCGAAGGCGGACGCCAAGGCGGCTGGCGTGGCGACCGAGTTCAAGATCACGGTTCACGGCGAAACCTACGACATCCACGTCACTGGCGTCAGCCCCAGCGGCGAGAGCGAGCGTCGCTTCTACATGACAGTGGATGGCGAGCCGGAGGAGATCATGATCGAATCCACCGGCGCTTATACGCCGGCTGAAGGCGGTGGTAAGCGTCAACGCGCTTCCGCGCCCGGTCATATCACCACCGCCATGCCCGGCAACATTGTCGATGTGTTGGTCAAGGAAGGTCAGACCGTGGCCGTTGGCGACGCGGTGTTGATTATCGAAGCCATGAAGATGGAAACCGAGATCAAAGTCGGCGTTGCAGGTGTGGTGAAAGGCGTTTTCGCCAAGAAAGGCGACCGCGTCACGCCGGGAGAAATCCTGGTGGATATCGAGACCGCCTGATCCCGCCTGGTATGCATTCGCCATCGCC contains:
- the oadA gene encoding sodium-extruding oxaloacetate decarboxylase subunit alpha, with the translated sequence MSKKINITDVILRDGHQSLIATRMRTEDMLPVAEKLDKAGYWSLEVWGGATFDACVRFLKEDPWERLRQLRKAIPNTRLQMLLRGQNLLGYRHYSDDVVTAFVEKAASNGIDVFRIFDALNDVRNLETAIAAVKKAGKHAQGAICYTTSPVHTVEAFVDQAKRMADMGADSIAIKDMAGLLTPQVTFELVSALKQSLKLPIFLHSHYTSGMASMCQLKAVEAGVDHLDTCISSFAGGTSHPPTETIAATLKAAGYETGLDMKLLGEVAAHFREVRKKYHQFESEYNGVDTSVLINQVPGGMMSNLANQLKEQGALDRIRDVFAEIPRVREDLGYPPLVTPTSQIVGTQAVLNVITGKRYETITNEVKRYLQGWYGQAPAPVNLELQKQAIGKEDVIDGRPADLLQPELHKLKGEVGDLAESDEDMLTYAMFPEVAKPFLQGRKAGTLKPEPLQPKADAKAAGVATEFKITVHGETYDIHVTGVSPSGESERRFYMTVDGEPEEIMIESTGAYTPAEGGGKRQRASAPGHITTAMPGNIVDVLVKEGQTVAVGDAVLIIEAMKMETEIKVGVAGVVKGVFAKKGDRVTPGEILVDIETA